Below is a genomic region from Sorghum bicolor cultivar BTx623 chromosome 9, Sorghum_bicolor_NCBIv3, whole genome shotgun sequence.
tcttctcctccctcttcttcttgttcttctttgtTCATTTTCTTTCGGGAAAATAAGAGCTCCTAAGCTAGGATTTGCATATAGCTTGCACTTCAGTTCGTACAAAACCTTATGTATTTCGTATGCATTATTGGCCTTGCTTCACAGTTACCACTTTGGTTGGAGTCGTGCGGAAGAGAAATTCGAGTCTGGAAGATGGGGTAAACAAGACCTTTTCACTTCGTGTAATCAACTAATCATGCATCACATTGTATATAGAGCATCCTCTAAGCCTATCAGTTTGAGGATAAACTTTACAATAATAAAAATGACTTAGTAGGAGGGGAAATGTAGTTGGAAAAGAATGTTAGCCGCAACAGTAGTGTATTCAGGTCAAAATGATCTTTCAATTTTGTGCTTAATGTCTTGGAATGCTTTTAAGCCCATAAGGAAATTCCATCTGTTATATGCAGACACGCCCAAAGGCTCCTATTTCGCAAACCCAGTTTTTGATGTCCCTACAACTGATGATGAGCTTGTAACTAGGTATAATGTTCCTAATCCTAAGTTATCTTTCTGTGCAGTTTACTTATCTGACAACTAAAAACATGTTGATGTTATTATTGTTCCAAGCCTGTTTTATGTACTGAAGCATCTTTTAGTCCACAGTAACTTCACTATCTTGCTGCAGCTCAAGCTTGCTGGCTGTATCATTTTATATCTGTAATGTTTGCTACTTATCTGAACAGTTTGTAGCATTTATGCAAACAAAATTATTACTCCAATTTTTAGGTGTGGCGTATTACATATGTTGAAAACCTCTTGGGTTCCATTTTTAGATGTTCATATTGATATTTGTTCCTGTTTTCTTTCTGATGATATAACATTTAGATACCCATCATACTGCCGACCAAACATATGGCCAACTGATCATCTTCTGAGCTTGAAATAGGTATGTGTTTTTCAGGCCATATATGGTATTCATGTACATTTATTCAAGAAATCTTATTGCAAATCATTACTGTTAATCTCTAATGTTGTTACGAATTAAAGATTTGACACTCTGCTCCTCAGGTTTACATACATTACTTAATGCATATACAAGCATTGCACATGACAAAAGTTCATTAGCTAATTCTGTGACAGCGCATATTTCAAGAAAAATCTTTCCAGTTCAAATCAACATGTTTATATTGATAATATGAGTATATGTTGTAAATTTTCTTTAACGGGTAGGTGGCCTTTTCCCTCATACCCTCTAATAGACGAGGTGACTACCTGTGCCATCTTAGGCTCGAAAGCGGGTGAGCGTACTGGTACTGGAAATAAGCTAGCTTTGCTAACCGATCTAGGCTATATAAATGTCTATTTAAGTGTATGTGAGTTCTTTTCGTAAAAGATGATTTTCTCAACTAGAGTCAAGCCCATATGTACAACATTTATTTCATTTGTAGCATTCAAAGATCTTGGAAAATTGATGTTGGAAGTTGGCTTGATGTTGGCTCATCATTGTGATTGCTATGGTATGTACTATTAAACCATAACTATGTTTAGTAAGCTTTATCTGTAAAACATCAACTCCGCTTGGTGCAAAAGTTAATGAGCCATGGAATCTTTTATCCTCTTTTAATGAAATACTTGTGCACTGCACTTtttttggagttttttttttaactcaTAGGACATAGTATATCATAATAGTAGTATATGCAATTGTGTAAATGTAGAAGCTACTGACCTTTTAAGCATCTTATTATTCATCATGTAAGAGAACAGTTGCATACGTTGTTATTGATGTAAGATgaaatccaaatgcaactaccCAATAGTAGTGTATCCTGTACGAAGTGCACCCCTTGTTCTGATATATGTGCTGCAGGCGCGTCCTGGACAGCCAgcttttggggccttttctcgaCCCTGCATTTTGAGGAAATTTCTTCCTTCTGTGATATACCTCAGGGACGGGGGAGGTCAATCCCCCAAGGATCAAGTTTTTTTTTGGCAGACATCCATTTGTTTAGCTTAATAGCCAAATTGTTACTAAGGAGCTGTTTTAAGTTTTTGATATGACATACATGCTAACTGAATCTCTTCTCCAAACTTTAATGTTTAATTTAGTTACCATTTAATCAAATGAAGCAGCATCTCTGTGATTTTCAGTAATGCAGCAAGGAGTGGGACAGTACATTGGTGAAAGCCTTGAGAAGACACTTGCTAACTCAAGGTGTCCCAAGGGTCGTCTGTTGTAGTACTTTCCCAAATCATTTAGGTACACCCAGCAAGCATATATATAGAGTCTCTAAAAAATACACTCATGAAAATTAAATGACTCTAGTTAGCACATAACCTTTAGGTAAACTTAGAGTTACAGAGGTTCAATATATTTTACAGGAGGGCAACATTAATACGCTGCACGTTTTTACATACACTAAGACATACATCCTTTGCCCATGTGGATCAAAACTTTGCCCTCGTTTTGATATCCAAGATTTTTACCAGATCTAAGATTTAAAATGCCGTCTCTAAAAGTTTATGGttgtttgttgttgcagcaaacaggATGATGGAGTTCAATCTGTTTCTTCATGGTGTGGATGGCATACTGACTATGGATTTTTGACAGGTGTCCCACGGTGCCCCTATGGGTCGGTTCTGTGTAATAACATGTGATCAAACAAGTGATACACATATTTATTACCAAATTTATAACTCACAATCTAACGTATTATAGGAATACTTGGTCTCAATGCTCTTACTGTCTTCACATTCATTGTTCTCAGATAATTTTATGCATACATGCAGGACTTACATGTGGCTTGTTCACGAGAAAATCAGAGGAGGTTCCCTGTCCTGATATTGGAACTGGGCTATATGTTCGGACTCGTGATAATCAAGTTGTTAAGGTTATTTCCTTTCAATATAGGATTCGCCGTGAGACAGATGGCATGCAAATGTAACTTACTGAGGTCGTAACTTCACTAAGCATCAAGTAAAAATGATGTGCATGTTTGCAGCACTGGGAAATATAGTGTTATAGACAACCTTCAACCAATCATTGCTCATTGTTGTTTAACCAATTGCATGGAACCATGGGCCATGTTTACATTATGTTCAGTTCAGAGAGCTAGGCGTTATGTGCTTATTTGTTTTTGAACGGACACTTTAGGTCACATTTGAGGATGATGAATTGGTTTACCAAATTGGGGAAACTGCCGAAATACTATCAAGAGGTCATCTATGTGCAACCCCACATTGTGTGAAGGTATTTTCTGATCAACATTCACCTTTCTAAGTGGCTTAAAGGTGTCATTTGGTTGCCTGCATGAGTGCATGGGCAGTTATGCCTGATCCAAATGGCATAAAAGCAGCTTCTGAGCCTGGCTCGAAGGAAACAAAGTCTGATTTTTCTTGCTGGTCTATCTTGTGCTGCCATGTTTTAGTTTCTCAGCTAGTGGTTCTATCACCCCATATGCGACCAACCAAAGCATGACTTGGGGACAATCGATCTTAATGGATACAACTAACTAAGCCTGCCTCTTTTTGTTTAGATGAAACCAAAACATGTCTACTTTTGTAATTCGTGGTCCATGGTTGTAAGTTCTTATGGTTGCCAATGTTTATAGGCTCCCAGCAGCGAAAATGCTTCTGATGTTGATCGCTCAACTTTCGTTCTGTTTATTCAGCCAGATTGGTAAGTGCAAGTTTGTCTTCCCATTTGGCATATGGTAGAAGTGATCACTCACTGGTACTTTTGCTCTTTCTGTACCAAAGATTGTTCCACCTATATTGCCAAGATTTCTTCGGTTATGCTGTTAGGGTTTCTTCCTCCATCTCAGTTGTGAAATGTAATGCACAAACACTAGGATATACAGTCGCATACAGTGACCCAGTTCGCTCTTTAAACTTTACCCATTTATTCTAGTCCAATTCAGACTGATTTTgccaaaaagaaaataaaaaaacaaactgAATGCCAACAGGAAGGGCTAGGCTATTTGTGAGTTATAGATGTTATCCGCACACATGTTTCCAAAGTGAAATCATCATTTGAAAATTTTGGCAGGGATGAGCTGCTGAAGCTTCCAAGTGAAATACGCTATCACCAGGAGGTTTGTCTACACATAATCTTTACTTTTTGTGCTTCATCATGGTTTGGTTCTGCTCACTCCAACTCCAAATGGAGGGATGACCGCTCTGCTTTTGACTGGCAGTGGATTCCACCAAATGGGACACTTACGTACGGCGAGTACTCTGAAAGGGTCTTGGCGAGTTTTAGCGGCAAGAGCGTGGATCACACCTTGATGCCACAATAAGGAACTCCAGATGCATATATGATAGTACATTCGTGCCAGAGTGTGCGATGTTGCATGTATATTGATGTAGCCAATCGGCGAAACTCACACAGAGTGACAGAAGCATGCTGGTGTTGGATGAATCACACACAGCTCACAATAATGAACCAATAAAAGTATGACATGTTATGTTATTACCCTGTGAGATAAACAAAGTGTTGGTCGATGGCCTCGTGCACAAATGTCATTTGCTGCCAGAGCTGTCAAttccatttttatttatttatttatttatttcctttTTGGCAAAATACAGAAAAAAAACGTTCACATACCACCAGATGGAATTGTTTCTCATTGATTTTCTGAAAGAACATAATTGTGCCAGGATTTCAAACACGGAATGATTGTTTGTAGTCTGGATAAAAAAATGAGGCCTTCCTCGTACgggagtaaggccttgtttagtttgcaaaaaaatttaaaatttcatgtcatatcgaatcttacagcatatgcatgaaatattaaatatagatgaaaacaaaactagttacacagtttgtctgtaaatcatgagatgaatctttaagtaatccatgattagataatatttataaaataaaaatgaaagtgataCATCGTTAAAAACACAGAATTTTAGGAACTAAGGCCGACCCCAACGCTCCACCCTGTCTTGTGGCCTCAACAACCACGTATGCACTTAGCCTCTACATCAATCTGAATAGCAGCCTCGCAGTGCGTCAGAGTGGTTTGCAGAGAAGCCGATAGCCCCGTCTGACGAAAAGTTCAGGCCACTAGTGAACAGGAGTGTTGGTTCATATTTTAACGGGACCACGTCAATTCTCATCTAATCTCTGCACGCTATGTCATCAAAACAGCAGTATACTTTTTCAGTGACAAGCAGTACGTTGCGTTGGAAGAAGTATATGCCTCGTATTTTTCTATCTACATGGCATAGCACTTTTATTCGAGGCTAACGCAGGTTCGCCTGCGTTGGGGCTGCCCTAACGGGACCTGCTGCCGCTCGAGGCCCCCCAACAGAATCACGGGTCAGCGGTCAGCGGCGGCCCCGAGTACTCTATACTGCACCACGTCTGCGTGCGGGACTGCGGGCTCCCCCCGCTCCCGTCACCAGTCAGCCCACTTCTGCACTTCACCAATCACCAGGAACAGGAAGGAGACGCGCCGCGCCACACCACCGGGGCAACGTGCACGTGACGGCTCAACCTCTCCGTCTCCATCTACCTCCGCCGGGTGCCGCCAAAACCAAGGTCGTCGCCCCAACCCAAGTACCCAACCGAATCCAACGGGACACGAGAGCGACGTCATGGTGGTGGAAGTGGGCACCGCCGTGGGGACACGAACCACCTCCACTTGGCCTGCAGGTCCAGCCGCCCGGCGCAGTTCACGGGGCCAGGTCGTCTCCTTCGCCTTCGCCTTCGCCCTCGCCCCCGAGTCGTCCCGCCGGGTCCGGGTCCGGGTCCGGTGCCGCGCGATGCAGCAGGAGGAGCGGCGGCCGCCGACCGTCCGCGCGGTCACCATCCCCTTCGCCGACCTCAGGGTAATCTTCCTCGGTGTTGAGTGTTGTCGTctcgggagagagagagagagagagagagtgtgtgtgtgtgtgtgtgtgacttCTCGTGATTCTGACCACGTGCcgttcggcggcggcggcggcgggtgggCGTGCGCAGGAGACGGACAAGGACCTCGGCGGCAAGATCGAGGAAGGCCTGGGTCCCCATGGGCTCGGCATCATCACCATTGCCGATGTGAGTACCAAGCGTTGTGGACAACTGCATGCTTGAATCGTGATTTCGAGTCTTTTGTTGAGTCCATTCCTGAACCGAGTTGCATATTAACTGTCTTGATCTTGGTCCACGCAGATACCTGAGTTTCCAGAGCTAAGAAAAAGGCTGCTGCGGTTGGCACCAAGGCATGTCGTTTATCCTGATGACATGTCATATATAGCCCTCGTTCCTCCTGTACCGGGTGGTTTATTCTGCCCTGCAAGAGAAAAAGAGACAGAGTTGTTTGTTTACCGATGATGAAAGGTTTTTGTTCTTTGTTTTTTCTTGCTTGTTTGTCAGGATTGCAAACCTTCCTGAAGAGGTGAAGAAACAGCTTGAAGATCCAGATAGCAGGTCGTGCTGATTTCATTATGATTGCACCCACCTGATAACTCCTGCTACTTGTTAGTACTGATACTTGTATGTAGCAACCACTAGTTATATGCTAACTTGTCATTTGCAGATATAACTTTGGGTGGAGTCATGGGAAGGAGAAACTCGAGTCTGGGAAACTTGGTAAACAATTGTCCATTCCGTGAGTTATCATGTAGTATCCTGTTGTGTGTGGGGTAGGCGTAATGTGCATCCTTGAAAGATGTTGCGAAGTAAAAAAGTTTTGGGATAGGTATGACTGAATGTATCCTGTTGTCCTACCATGTGGTTGTCCATTGACCTCTGCTCCGCTCCCTTAATTTTATACTGCTTGGCTCCCATGAAGGTTGTGCATGAACTTTTTCTGAAGATAAACTTTGATTACTGCATGCAGACACATTTAAAGGTTCCTTTTATGCGAACCCTGTTTTGGATGTCCCTACTACTGATGATGTGCTTGTAAGTAGGTAAAATGTTTCTAGCATGGAACTGTCATCTTGATTTCCGTCACGATCCAAAACTGTGATCTAACATTTTAAACCTTTGATGTTTAACCTGCAGGTATCCATCATATTGCCGACCAAATATATGGCCAAATGAGAATCTTCCTGAACTTGAGATAGGTATGATTGAATGCATTCATAAGCCATCAATGTGACTTCAATCTGTTTCTTTTTCCTTTACATTTTCACATCATACTTGGAAACTAGACTGTATTTACAgaatgttttttctttttttctagcATTTAAAGCTCTTGGGAAGCTGATGATGGAAGTTGGTTTGATGTTGGCTCATCATTGTGATCGCTACGGTATGTGTTGCAGAACCATAAGGTCCATTACTATAACTCAGTGTGATTTCTGCTGAAAACATCAACTTCGCCAGAAAGGAAAATTAACTCATTAGACTCAGGCAAAGTATGACCCCTATGCTTGATGCTTCATTCAGAATAGTCTCTCTTTTTTCTTCCATCGTGATATTCAGTTTATCAATTAGTTAAATGGATCAACCTTTGCTGCTTTTCAGTAATGGGGCAAGGAGTGGGATCATATGATGGTGACAGTCTTGAGCAGACGATTGCCCGTTCAAGGTGTCACAAGGGTCGTCTGTTGTACTATTTCCCACGACAGTTTAGGTAAACTTTATAATCATATATGCAGACCTGAATGAATAAGCATGCATGAAgagttagagcaactccaaccattatgcaaatagacttggcatttaccaaaatgcataaaactccaaaaaaaacccctccaatcgttatgcatttggactttgcattttacatagctatgcatttggagggggaaacttggcatatatgccaaagaaGTCCGGCTATGCAAATAGAGATCACGGGATTCTCGGTTCCACCTCGCGGGCTTTTTTCTTCCCTTCGCGCGGTTTCCCTTCACGCCGCCACCACTTCGCGCGATAGGAGAAGCATCGCGAGTCCTCCTTCGCCAGCTTCGCGCGCGCGTTTGGACGAAGCAGCGCACAATAGGACGACGCAGCGCGCGATAGAACGAATCTACGACGCAACGGCTTGACTGATGGCGGCGACCTGCCTTGACGACGAACTGATGTCTGATGGCGGTGACCGGAAACTGATGGGGAACAGGACCTGATGGAGATCGAGCCAAGGGGCGAACCTGTACGacgacgaactgatggccaacagACGACGAACTGGTACGGTGAACGGGAACTAACAGAACGGGAGATCGGTACTGCGAACGAGAACGACGAACTGCGCAGCTCACGATCGGTACTGTGcggctgtttggcgcgggaattggtgaacgggagacgacggcgggctgtttggcgcgggatcGATTAGCCGTGCGGGAAGGAGTGCCgcgaaacaaaatttcctggaaaaaaagatgatggacttggcattttgcataacggttggagatcacccgattttagccttgccattttcatttgtgggtttgcaatttgcctaaaatgcataacttcaaatgcataatggttggagatgctcttacatttCTGACGGTGATGAAACATCATTCAAGCATGTTGTAGTTCGAGTGTACAAAAATAAGTTCAGCATAGTTCCTTTTTTGTTGAACACACAGGAGAGACGTGTATCATTAGATTAAAGACGAAGAGGGAAAGAGCATCTTTTCCCTCCTTGCAACTTTGTTTTTTATGAATTATAATGTTAATGATATATTTTAGATGCAGGATATTCAGTTAGTTTGAGAATTGATGTATTTGTCTCTTATGGCAGCAAGCAGATAGACGTTGAGTCTGTTTCATCATGGTGTGGATGGCACACTGATCATGGATCTCTAACAGGTGACTCATTTTAGCACTATGGTTGAATGAAATATTTAATTAGTTTTGTGGAGTAATATGTAGAAAAGATGATTATGAGTTATCATCAAACAAGGGGCATTTCTTATAGTTAATGTGCGGTAATCTGATTAATGAAGGTCTCACATGTGGCTTGTTTACGAAGAATTCTGTGGAGGTACCATGTCCAGATAGTGCAGCTGGACTATACATTCGGACTCGTGATAACCAAGTTGTTAAGGTAACTTCCTGCAAACTTTGAACTTCTCACCGATTTCTTTAGATGAGAGTTCTCTATCAGTCATAGAAAATAAATCATGTTGGAGATCATCGCTATTGTAGCACATGATTCATGCTGCACTGAAACTTTTGATGCCCTTGACACCATAACAGCTCATTGTCATTAAAACTTGCATGTATATACTGTTTTGTGCTGATTTTGTTTGTTGGGATGGCATAGGTTGTGTTTGATGAGGATCAGCTGGCTTACCAAATTGGGGAAACTACTGAAATACTGTCAAGAGGGTATCTGTGTGCAACGCCACACTGTGTGCAGGTATTGTTGAAACCAAAATTCATCTCGATAACTAAGCATGGGTTTTTCGCATACATTTTACTGTACTTTTGCGGTAAGCCGGTAACTAATGTCCTAGGGTTTTTTTATGCTATTGTTTCTAGGCACCCAACAGTGAAAATGCTTCAAATGTTGACCGCTCTACTTTTGCCTTGTTCATGCAACCAGATTGGTACATctaagctttcttcttcttatcGTATATATAAGTCACATTAGCCCACTTTTGCTTTCCTTTCGTTACCAAATAATTTGTTGGCCTTATTGTATTGAGTATGTTATTTCCATCTGGGAACTAATGAGGCTAGCTGGTCCGTTCTGCAAATATTGCTGATTATGGGCTTTCAAATTCACTATTTTGTTCTCTTGAACCGTTTGGCAGGAATGAGAAGCTTAAGTTTCCGAGCGAAATCCCCTATCACCAAGAGGTTTGTGTGAACTCTACGCATACTCTTTGCATTTGGAACTCGTAACTCCCTCCTCTCAAATGATTCAGTTTGTGTTTTGACCTTGACCAGTTGATTCCACCAAACGGAACGCTGACTTTCGGGGAATACTCTGAAAGGCTAGTAAACAAGTATTACCAGACAACAACGTAGAGCATACCTCAAGAAAAGCTACCGTTGTACATACATTGGTGTCATCAAGCGTGTTCTTGTGTATTCATATTAGCTCTGATCCAAACTTTCTGTACAAATAGTCGATCAGCGAATACCAGAACAGACTGCAGAATAAGATCAACTGTATCACCCACAGCTTACAATAATGTACCACCAGTTTAAACTCGCTCCGTGTCCGTGATATCTGATGTTACTTGGATTTATCTTCTTTCTTTAACGATGATTTTGCGTTTATTAGGACGACTACGAAGTGAATGGTTAGATGGTTAATCTAATATACATCCTGCACAAAAATCGTTTGCTGGAGACCTGGCGGACTGGAGTTGACAGAGGTTCCTAGCTTCCTGCACATTCCAAACAATCAGGCGGGGCAGCACGATTCGCCATATATGCCATGCAGTAGCTGCGGCTTTAATGTTGGTCAGATTCCGCAGCATCACCCATCACTTACAATTACTGCCCCGTCTAGAAGGTCGTTAAAcacaagaaacaaaagaacaacCAAGCTGTTAGTGTTTTAATGGGAGAAACTTTTAGCAAGATTTTGAACAGCGTGACAAAGAAACATGCTTTCATGTAGCTGCACATCGATGGAACAAAAGAATGCATGGTAACAAAAACACAATATATGAACTTGTTCGTGATACAAGAGTACAGCAGCCAGGTGTCCCCTAGATCCTCAAGCACAAGGAACAAAAGCACAACCAAAAGACACCGTACAGCTGCGGTGATCTATAAAATGACCTGACCTAGAACAGGAAAAATCAGCTATATATGCCCCAGAATAGGAGAGAGAATCGCCAGACAAGGGGTAAAGAACATGTAAGAACAGATATCTTGGCCATCAGGACTATTTGGACCACGCAACTGCATCGATTTCTGATTGGGCACTCCGGTACAGCTCCAGCCTCTTTGCAAGGTTTGTTCTCCGTTCCATGACTGCTGGGTCTTCATCGAGAAGTTTGGAAAGTTGCTTCATCTGCATAACAAATGGTAGAATTATAAGATATGACAGTTCCATTAGACCTCATTAGGCATTTCCTTCAACAATGGGTTGACGGCTTCCGGTGCTTGCAGCATTGAAATATTTAAATATTGGATGTGGTGAAGACTATAAGCACACAAGCAAGGACCAACAAGGAAGCTACAATATGTTGAATGAACAAATAGGTGAACACTGCAATATAATGAAATTATGATAGTATGGTAATGCAAAAACATGACCAAGAATTccttccaaatgatgacaaatcTCACCTCTCTTGCTCCCAGTTCAGTGAAGAAGTGATCGAGCAGCGAGCGCTTGGCCTCTCGCACTTGGCAATAAACGATAGATTTTGGGATGGAGTTCCTCAAGGTCGAACACACCATATTAACATATGACAGAACAGTTTGTCCTGTTGAATGTTTAGTACAGTGAGAAGTTAAGCAGTAAATAGCTACATAATAGACTATTGAGCAAAAATACAGAAATCATATAGGTCTTACCAATTCGTCTAAGATAAGAGTCATTATATCTATCAAAAATAGAGTGGCTTGGATTTCCACCCTTCTCAACATCCTGAGGAAGCTTCCTGAAGAAATCTACTGTCAAGTAGCTGCATTCCATGTCAACTAGCTTTAATGTATTTTTCTTGCTTTCATCCCTCATTCTATCCAATGACTCAAAAGCCGCATTGCCTACTTCCACACGAAGGGTGGGAAACTGCTTCAGCTCCTGCAGAAAGGTAATCAAACAGATTAGGTGAGTCGACAGTTTGTCGGGTGGGGTGTGGGGGGAGGGATTTGCATGGTAGTATGAAAGCGGAAAACTTACATGTGTTTCATTGATAGCCTTGCGGACAAGGTCCTTCAGAATTGCATGGACCTGCCAATGTGACATGCCAATACA
It encodes:
- the LOC8063567 gene encoding uncharacterized protein LOC8063567; the encoded protein is MVVEVGTAVGTRTTSTWPAGPAARRSSRGQVVSFAFAFALAPESSRRVRVRVRCRAMQQEERRPPTVRAVTIPFADLRETDKDLGGKIEEGLGPHGLGIITIADIPEFPELRKRLLRLAPRIANLPEEVKKQLEDPDSRYNFGWSHGKEKLESGKLDTFKGSFYANPVLDVPTTDDVLVSRYPSYCRPNIWPNENLPELEIAFKALGKLMMEVGLMLAHHCDRYVMGQGVGSYDGDSLEQTIARSRCHKGRLLYYFPRQFSKQIDVESVSSWCGWHTDHGSLTGLTCGLFTKNSVEVPCPDSAAGLYIRTRDNQVVKVVFDEDQLAYQIGETTEILSRGYLCATPHCVQAPNSENASNVDRSTFALFMQPDWNEKLKFPSEIPYHQELIPPNGTLTFGEYSERLVNKYYQTTT